A genomic region of Miscanthus floridulus cultivar M001 chromosome 3, ASM1932011v1, whole genome shotgun sequence contains the following coding sequences:
- the LOC136542442 gene encoding eukaryotic translation initiation factor 4G-like isoform X1 has translation MSQRGDRGEGHARRPGRSSSFGGHRGGGVGGAGKGGAGSSGQPPLSSNRSFRKPGNGHGGHQKVVNQPDTTGFQPAPAPGPHQTPARPPPAPQYAAVHVPVSAPRPQHQDPQVSSSSSASEKQANPPLPKATHAAPRAPPKSSNPPLPQGGSKGEPSKGFNFQFGSINMNGLPQFPARTSSAPPNLDEQKRNQALVEELKVAPAPVQPAPKQQLLQQHPQPQQKQQQQLSHQPQQVPQQPQQQSTRKEAVGSSQPNSINPHITSQLKRDVHPSPSVSNVTSLRPTVQQMPSVQMPIPFHHPPAQVSLQFGGHGAQLQPQVVPSSFQMSIGLTGSSTPQVPQQLYAPTLQHHQLQQQAMMHPGQGMGYVPSVAHQFPQLGNIPMSMASQYPQQQPNKHATTRKTTVKITHPDTHEELKLDKRMDSSGQRAAPSLTQQSQPVGSYAPHMGFFHQQPNSYNQPGMYYSTPAGVNQVATGSSAPRFNYPVTQSGQAMTYISPSAAPPVSGQSQYTVKPHPVGLLTEKSTHVTISAPPAKSEPPKLRASEDAASSRQKDNEVVSGIIVSSKSTLEKEERNDPIVTVKHPTVISPSLPTHGAKPQTSVTASPVANSVSPVAGADGKSKESIERTGSFKDNKKIVTKKDVRNSSEPPNLASSVEDKVQTVKVGDGDHQETKNLNNELDLTSSSSGSTVPLAARRIIPGAGTANADSTSVTAADVPGTDNSSRSPSSEGTGEPGGVESFAVSAVECDESKRTDKVTTDPSQDNISSDATKHGLPEACAVDPTEQASAVTSNTDDSYAAPLVTNQEQLLKESAPSASEEQAMMNNSSKNSETSVHFLDGNAVDVTTSGTSEHTVQSSNDEGDSDISPESDLAVCNVPLVSSEGQLKSESRADDQQAAAPTVSVRPVSREKPSVEIARTKSTAGKKKKNKKEMLAKADAAGSSDLYNAYKGPEEKSEIVGTVEGADSSSTVDTTHVLPDEPERDVNTAADDCKKKVEPDDWEDAADMSTPKLPSDSGNQAGITQVLDSDTTEANSRKKYSRDFLLTLQQHWTGLPVGFQMNEAVNAIMNNLAGKSYVVDREPHPSPGRGSDRPTSRGDRRGAVMADDRWTRAGIPLSPGRDVHMDLANGPSIINYRGSSGGNHGVLRNPRGQPSNQYGGGLLAGPMHSVGPQVPRSGSDADRWQQKGLMPSPVTPMQAMHKAERKYVVGKVSDEEEAKQRQLKAILNKLTPQNFEKLFEQVKEVNIDSVATLTGVISQIFDKALTEPTFCEMYANFCFHLAGALPDFSEDNEKITFKRLLLNKCQEEFERGEREEAEADKTEEEGEIKQTKEEREEKRIRARRRMLGNIRLIGELYKKKMLTERIMHECIKKLFGNYDNPDEENIEALCKLMSTIGEMIDHAKAKEHMDAYFGMMQKMSTSQKLSSRVRFMLRDSIDLRRNKWQQRRKVEGPKKIEEVHRDAAQERHAQSSRLGRGPAVSSVPRRGAPPMDYGPRGSSALASPSSQQGSIRGMPPHSRGSQDIRYDNRTVLPQRAVKDEAITLGPQGGLARGMSIRGQPPVSNTELPSVIDHRRIVSGSNGYNSAADWTSSSGREDSSSRIPDRTSGRTPASSQSAGPSQRPASQEGRSGSKSYSEDELREKSVSAIREYYSAKDEKEVALCIEELNAPSFYPSVVSLWVNDSFERKDMERELLAKLLASLCSGRHNLLSKQQLSDGLSSVLASLEDTLSDAPRATEYLGRLLARFVEESILLLQEVGKLIQEGGEEPGYLIQDGIAADILGAVLDSIKSDKGDSFLNEVKSTSSLKLVDFRPQHLKRSKLDAFM, from the exons ATGTCCCAGCGAGGGGACAGGGGCGAGGGGCACGCCAGGAGACCCGGCCGGTCCAGCAGCTTCGGCGGCCACCGCGGAGGCGGAGTCGGCGGCGCGGGCAAGGGCGGCGCGGGCTCCTCAGGCCAGCCTCCTCTCTCATCCAACCGCAG CTTCAGAAAGCCCGGCAATGGCCACGGCGGGCACCAGAAGGTGGTGAACCAGCCCGACACCACTGGTTTCCAGCCTGCACCCGCGCCTGGCCCCCACCAAACTCCTGCGCGTCCGCCACCCGCGCCTCAGTATGCGGCCGTGCATGTTCCCGTCTCCGCGCCACGGCCGCAGCACCAAG ATCCACAAGTGTCATCTTCATCGTCTGCCAGCGAGAAGCAGGCTAATCCGCCATTACCGAAAGCTACACATGCTGCTCCAAGGGCTCCACCAAAAAGCTCTAACCCACCGCTTCCTCAGGGAGGATCGAAAG GAGAACCATCGAAGGGGTTTAACTTTCAGTTTGGTAGTATAAATATGAATGGGCTACCG CAATTTCCTGCCAGAACAAGCTCagctcctccaaacttggatgagcaAAAACGTAATCAG GCACTTGTGGAGGAACTTAAGGTTGCACCTGCCCCTGTGCAACCAGCTCCGAAACAGCAGCTGTTGCAGCAGCATCCGCAGCCGCAGCAGAAGCAACAGCAGCAGCTGTCGCATCAACCACAGCAGGTTCCCCAGCAGCCACAGCAGCAGTCGACAAGAAAGGAAGCTGTTGGTTCCAGCCAACCTAACTCCATCAATCCCCATATTACATCACAATTGAAAAGAGATGTGCACCCATCTCCGTCTGTCTCCAATGTTACATCTCTTAGACCTACCGTTCAACAAATGCCTAGTGTTCAGATGCCGATCCCCTTTCACCACCCGCCGGCACAGGTTTCCTTGCAGTTTGGTGGTCATGGTGCACAACTGCAGCCTCAAGTCGTGCCCAGCTCATTTCAAATGTCAATAGGATTGACAGGCAGTAGTACACCGCAAGTCCCACAGCAGCTGTATGCCCCGACTCTGCAGCATCATCAATTGCAACAGCAAGCAATGATGCATCCTGGCCAGGGTATGGGTTATGTTCCTTCAGTTGCTCACCAATTCCCACAGCTGGGCAACATTCCTATGAGCATGGCATCGCAATATCCTCAGCAGCAGCCAAACAAGCATGCTACTACACGTAAGACTACCGTAAAAATTACTCATCCAGACACTCATGAAGAGTTGAAGCTTGATAAGAGGATGGACTCTTCTGGGCAGAGAGCTGCACCGAGTTTGACACAACAATCCCAGCCTGTTGGTAGTTATGCTCCTCATATGGGCTTCTTTCATCAGCAACCGAATTCCTACAATCAGCCAGGAATGTATTACTCTACTCCAGCTGGTGTGAACCAAGTTGCTACTGGATCCTCGGCTCCTAGATTTAATTATCCCGTCACTCAATCTGGGCAAGCGATGACATATATCAGTCCATCTGCAGCGCCTCCGGTATCTGGTCAGTCCCAATATACAGTTAAACCGCACCCTGTCGGGTTGCTGACTGAAAAATCCACTCATGTCACAATAAGTGCTCCACCAGCTAAATCTGAGCCACCTAAGTTACGTGCTTCTGAGGATGCTGCGTCAAGTCGGCAAAAGGATAATGAAGTTGTTTCTGGGATCATTGTTTCTAGTAAATCAACCCTTGAGAAGGAGGAGAGGAATGATCCTATAGTCACAGTGAAGCATCCCACTGTGATAAGCCCGTCCTTGCCAACTCATGGTGCAAAACCACAAACTTCAGTGACAGCATCTCCTGTTGCGAATTCAGTCTCACCTGTGGCTGGAGCTGATGGGAAAAGCAAAGAATCCATTGAAAGGACTGGATCATTTAAAGATAATAAGAAAATTGTCACTAAAAAGGATGTCAGGAATTCATCTGAACCACCAAAT TTGGCTTCATCTGTTGAAGATAAGGTGCAAACTGTAAAGGTTGGAGATGGTGATCACCAGGAAACTAAGAACCTGAACAATGAGTTGGATTTGACCAGCTCATCTTCAGGCTCAACGGTTCCACTGGCAGCAAGGAGGATCATTCCAGGGGCTGGTACAGCAAATGCTGACAGCACATCAGTAACTG CTGCTGATGTTCCTGGGACAGATAATAGCTCAAGAAGTCCATCTTCCGAGGGTACTGGTGAGCCTGGAGGAGTAGAAAGCTTTGCTGTTTCGGCTGTTGAATGTGATGAAAGCAAGCGGACTGACAAAGTTACGACAGATCCTAGCCAGGATAATATTTCTTCTGATGCTACCAAACATGGATTGCCTGAGGCATGTGCAGTGGACCCCACTGAACAGGCATCAGCAGTGACTTCTAATACTGATGATTCGTATGCAGCACCTCTAGTAACTAATCAGGAGCAGTTGCTGAAAGAGTCAGCTCCATCTGCTTCTGAGGAACAAGCTATGATGAATAACTCATCCAAGAATTCAGAGACTTCAGTACATTTTCTTGATGGCAATGCTGTGGACGTGACAACTTCTGGAACTTCAGAGCATACTGTTCAAAGTTCGAATGACGAAGGTGACTCAGATATTAGTCCAGAATCAGACCTAGCTGTTTGTAATGTTCCTCTAGTTTCATCTGAGGGGCAACTGAAATCTGAGAGTAGGGCAGATGATCAACAGGCTGCTGCACCAACAGTTTCAGTTCGACCAGTATCCAGGGAAAAGCCTAGTGTTGAGATCGCCAGGACAAAGTCCACAgctgggaagaagaagaagaataaaaagGAAATGCTTGCTAAGGCTGATGCTGCTGGGTCTTCAGATCTTTATAATGCATACAAAGGACCAGAAGAGAAGTCTGAAATTGTTGGTACTGTGGAGGGTGCTGATAGTTCTTCAACAGTTGATACAACTCATGTGCTGCCTGATGAACCGGAAAGGGATGTAAATACAGCTGCAGATGATTGTAAGAAAAAAGTTGAGCCTGATGATTGGGAAGATGCTGCAGACATGTCTACTCCAAAGCTGCCATCAGATTCTGGAAACCAGGCTGGCATCACCCAGGTGTTAGATTCAGATACAACTGAAGCAAACAGCAGGAAGAAATACTCACGGGATTTTCTGTTGACTTTGCAACAGCACTGGACTGGTCTTCCTGTTGGATTTCAGATGAATGAAGCTGTCAATGCAATAATGAATAATTTGGCAGGAAAGTCTTATGTTGTTGACCGGGAACCTCACCCTAGTCCTGGAAGGGGTTCGGACCGCCCAACTTCTCGTGGTGACCGCCGTGGTGCTGTTATGGCTGACGACAGGTGGACTAGGGCGGGTATTCCTCTCAGTCCTGGTCGTGATGTTCACATGGACCTGGCAAATGGACCATCAATTATCAACTACCGTGGTAGCTCAGGAGGTAATCATGGTGTTTTAAGAAATCCACGTGGCCAACCATCAAATCAGTATGGTGGTGGGCTTCTTGCAGGACCCATGCATTCTGTTGGACCTCAAGTACCTCGCAGCGGCTCTGATGCTGATAGATGGCAGCAAAAGGGTCTCATGCCTTCTCCTGTTACACCCATGCAAGCAATGCACAAAGCAGAGAGGAAGTATGTTGTTGGGAAAGTTTCTGATGAGGAAGAGGCGAAGCAGAGGCAGTTGAAAGCTATTCTTAACAAGCTGACTCCGCAAAACTTTGAAAAACTTTTTGAACAAGTTAAGGAAGTCAACATTGACAGTGTAGCAACTCTTACTGGGGTCATTTCACAGATATTTGACAAAGCTTTGACGGAACCAACTTTCTGTGAAATGTATGCTAATTTTTGCTTCCATCTGGCTGGTGCCTTGCCTGACTTCAGTGAAGACAATGAAAAGATCACATTCAAAAGATTGCTTTTGAATAAATGCCAAGAGGAGTTTGAGAGGGGTGAAAGAGAAGAAGCTGAAGCTGATAAAACAGAAGAGGAAGGCGAGATTAAACAAACCAAAGAAGAACGGGAGGAAAAGAGGATCCGTGCTCGAAGGCGCATGCTGGGAAACATTAGGTTAATTGGAGAGTTGTACAAAAAGAAAATGTTGACGGAAAGGATTATGCATGAGTGCATTAAAAAGTTGTTTGGAAATTATGATAATCCCGATGAGGAGAACATTGAAGCACTATGCAAATTGATGAGTACAATTGGTGAGATGATTGATCATGCAAAGGCAAAGGAGCACATGGATGCCTATTTTGGTATGATGCAGAAGATGTCAACAAGTCAGAAGTTGTCTTCTCGTGTACGGTTTATGCTGAGAGATTCAATTGACCTCAGGAGAAATAAATGGCAGCAGAGGCGTAAAGTTGAAGGTCCCAAGAAGATTGAGGAGGTTCACAGAGATGCAGCTCAAGAAAGACATGCTCAGTCGAGTAGGTTAGGGCGTGGTCCAGCTGTTAGTTCTGTTCCAAGAAGAGGAGCGCCTCCTATGGATTATGGCCCCCGTGGATCATCTGCATTAGCATCCCCAAGTTCCCAACAAGGGAGCATTCGAGGAATGCCTCCACATTCACGTGGTTCACAAGACATCCGATACGACAATAGAACTGTTCTTCCCCAGCGGGCAGTCAAGGATGAAGCTATCACTCTTGGGCCACAAGGTGGCCTTGCTAGGGGTATGTCTATAAGAGGGCAGCCACCAGTATCAAATACTGAACTTCCTTCTGTTATTGACCACCGGAGGATAGTATCTGGTTCTAATGGTTATAACTCTGCGGCTGATTGGACATCATCATCTGGAAGAGAAGATTCTAGCTCAAGAATTCCAGATCGAACCTCTGGCCGAACTCCTGCTTCTAGTCAATCTGCTGGACCTTCACAGAGGCCTGCCAGCCAGGAAGGCCGTTCAGGAAGTAAATCATATTCTGAGGATGAATTGAGAGAAAAGTCTGTTTCGGCCATTCGGGAATATTACAG TGCAAAAGATGAAAAGGAGGTTGCTTTGTGTATTGAGGAGTTGAATGCTCCAAGTTTCTATCCTTCTGTTGTATCACTTTGGGTAAATGATTCCTTTGAGAGAAAAGATATGGAAAGAGAGTTGTTGGCTAAACTTCTCGCCAGCCTTTGCAGTGGTCGACATAATTTGTTGAGCAAGCAACAACTCAGTGATGG CCTTTCATCTGTTCTTGCCTCATTGGAAGATACTCTAAGTGATGCTCCAAGGGCCACCGAATACCTTGGACGACTTCTTGCAAGGTTTGTGGAGGAAAGCATATTGCTCTTGCAAGAGGTAGGTAAATTGATTCAAGAAGGTGGAGAAGAACCTGGGTACCTAATACAAGATGGTATTGCGGCTGACATCCTTGGTGCAGTTCTGGATTCCATAAAATCAGACAAAGGGGATTCATTCTTGAATGAGGTTAAGTCAACTTCAAGTTTAAAGTTGGTTGATTTCAGACCACAACATCTTAAGCGATCAAAGTTGGACGCCTTCATGTAG
- the LOC136542442 gene encoding eukaryotic translation initiation factor 4G-like isoform X2, producing the protein MRPCMFPSPRHGRSTKIHKCHLHRLPARSRLIRHYRKLHMLLQGLHQKALTHRFLREDRKALVEELKVAPAPVQPAPKQQLLQQHPQPQQKQQQQLSHQPQQVPQQPQQQSTRKEAVGSSQPNSINPHITSQLKRDVHPSPSVSNVTSLRPTVQQMPSVQMPIPFHHPPAQVSLQFGGHGAQLQPQVVPSSFQMSIGLTGSSTPQVPQQLYAPTLQHHQLQQQAMMHPGQGMGYVPSVAHQFPQLGNIPMSMASQYPQQQPNKHATTRKTTVKITHPDTHEELKLDKRMDSSGQRAAPSLTQQSQPVGSYAPHMGFFHQQPNSYNQPGMYYSTPAGVNQVATGSSAPRFNYPVTQSGQAMTYISPSAAPPVSGQSQYTVKPHPVGLLTEKSTHVTISAPPAKSEPPKLRASEDAASSRQKDNEVVSGIIVSSKSTLEKEERNDPIVTVKHPTVISPSLPTHGAKPQTSVTASPVANSVSPVAGADGKSKESIERTGSFKDNKKIVTKKDVRNSSEPPNLASSVEDKVQTVKVGDGDHQETKNLNNELDLTSSSSGSTVPLAARRIIPGAGTANADSTSVTAADVPGTDNSSRSPSSEGTGEPGGVESFAVSAVECDESKRTDKVTTDPSQDNISSDATKHGLPEACAVDPTEQASAVTSNTDDSYAAPLVTNQEQLLKESAPSASEEQAMMNNSSKNSETSVHFLDGNAVDVTTSGTSEHTVQSSNDEGDSDISPESDLAVCNVPLVSSEGQLKSESRADDQQAAAPTVSVRPVSREKPSVEIARTKSTAGKKKKNKKEMLAKADAAGSSDLYNAYKGPEEKSEIVGTVEGADSSSTVDTTHVLPDEPERDVNTAADDCKKKVEPDDWEDAADMSTPKLPSDSGNQAGITQVLDSDTTEANSRKKYSRDFLLTLQQHWTGLPVGFQMNEAVNAIMNNLAGKSYVVDREPHPSPGRGSDRPTSRGDRRGAVMADDRWTRAGIPLSPGRDVHMDLANGPSIINYRGSSGGNHGVLRNPRGQPSNQYGGGLLAGPMHSVGPQVPRSGSDADRWQQKGLMPSPVTPMQAMHKAERKYVVGKVSDEEEAKQRQLKAILNKLTPQNFEKLFEQVKEVNIDSVATLTGVISQIFDKALTEPTFCEMYANFCFHLAGALPDFSEDNEKITFKRLLLNKCQEEFERGEREEAEADKTEEEGEIKQTKEEREEKRIRARRRMLGNIRLIGELYKKKMLTERIMHECIKKLFGNYDNPDEENIEALCKLMSTIGEMIDHAKAKEHMDAYFGMMQKMSTSQKLSSRVRFMLRDSIDLRRNKWQQRRKVEGPKKIEEVHRDAAQERHAQSSRLGRGPAVSSVPRRGAPPMDYGPRGSSALASPSSQQGSIRGMPPHSRGSQDIRYDNRTVLPQRAVKDEAITLGPQGGLARGMSIRGQPPVSNTELPSVIDHRRIVSGSNGYNSAADWTSSSGREDSSSRIPDRTSGRTPASSQSAGPSQRPASQEGRSGSKSYSEDELREKSVSAIREYYSAKDEKEVALCIEELNAPSFYPSVVSLWVNDSFERKDMERELLAKLLASLCSGRHNLLSKQQLSDGLSSVLASLEDTLSDAPRATEYLGRLLARFVEESILLLQEVGKLIQEGGEEPGYLIQDGIAADILGAVLDSIKSDKGDSFLNEVKSTSSLKLVDFRPQHLKRSKLDAFM; encoded by the exons ATGCGGCCGTGCATGTTCCCGTCTCCGCGCCACGGCCGCAGCACCAAG ATCCACAAGTGTCATCTTCATCGTCTGCCAGCGAGAAGCAGGCTAATCCGCCATTACCGAAAGCTACACATGCTGCTCCAAGGGCTCCACCAAAAAGCTCTAACCCACCGCTTCCTCAGGGAGGATCGAAAG GCACTTGTGGAGGAACTTAAGGTTGCACCTGCCCCTGTGCAACCAGCTCCGAAACAGCAGCTGTTGCAGCAGCATCCGCAGCCGCAGCAGAAGCAACAGCAGCAGCTGTCGCATCAACCACAGCAGGTTCCCCAGCAGCCACAGCAGCAGTCGACAAGAAAGGAAGCTGTTGGTTCCAGCCAACCTAACTCCATCAATCCCCATATTACATCACAATTGAAAAGAGATGTGCACCCATCTCCGTCTGTCTCCAATGTTACATCTCTTAGACCTACCGTTCAACAAATGCCTAGTGTTCAGATGCCGATCCCCTTTCACCACCCGCCGGCACAGGTTTCCTTGCAGTTTGGTGGTCATGGTGCACAACTGCAGCCTCAAGTCGTGCCCAGCTCATTTCAAATGTCAATAGGATTGACAGGCAGTAGTACACCGCAAGTCCCACAGCAGCTGTATGCCCCGACTCTGCAGCATCATCAATTGCAACAGCAAGCAATGATGCATCCTGGCCAGGGTATGGGTTATGTTCCTTCAGTTGCTCACCAATTCCCACAGCTGGGCAACATTCCTATGAGCATGGCATCGCAATATCCTCAGCAGCAGCCAAACAAGCATGCTACTACACGTAAGACTACCGTAAAAATTACTCATCCAGACACTCATGAAGAGTTGAAGCTTGATAAGAGGATGGACTCTTCTGGGCAGAGAGCTGCACCGAGTTTGACACAACAATCCCAGCCTGTTGGTAGTTATGCTCCTCATATGGGCTTCTTTCATCAGCAACCGAATTCCTACAATCAGCCAGGAATGTATTACTCTACTCCAGCTGGTGTGAACCAAGTTGCTACTGGATCCTCGGCTCCTAGATTTAATTATCCCGTCACTCAATCTGGGCAAGCGATGACATATATCAGTCCATCTGCAGCGCCTCCGGTATCTGGTCAGTCCCAATATACAGTTAAACCGCACCCTGTCGGGTTGCTGACTGAAAAATCCACTCATGTCACAATAAGTGCTCCACCAGCTAAATCTGAGCCACCTAAGTTACGTGCTTCTGAGGATGCTGCGTCAAGTCGGCAAAAGGATAATGAAGTTGTTTCTGGGATCATTGTTTCTAGTAAATCAACCCTTGAGAAGGAGGAGAGGAATGATCCTATAGTCACAGTGAAGCATCCCACTGTGATAAGCCCGTCCTTGCCAACTCATGGTGCAAAACCACAAACTTCAGTGACAGCATCTCCTGTTGCGAATTCAGTCTCACCTGTGGCTGGAGCTGATGGGAAAAGCAAAGAATCCATTGAAAGGACTGGATCATTTAAAGATAATAAGAAAATTGTCACTAAAAAGGATGTCAGGAATTCATCTGAACCACCAAAT TTGGCTTCATCTGTTGAAGATAAGGTGCAAACTGTAAAGGTTGGAGATGGTGATCACCAGGAAACTAAGAACCTGAACAATGAGTTGGATTTGACCAGCTCATCTTCAGGCTCAACGGTTCCACTGGCAGCAAGGAGGATCATTCCAGGGGCTGGTACAGCAAATGCTGACAGCACATCAGTAACTG CTGCTGATGTTCCTGGGACAGATAATAGCTCAAGAAGTCCATCTTCCGAGGGTACTGGTGAGCCTGGAGGAGTAGAAAGCTTTGCTGTTTCGGCTGTTGAATGTGATGAAAGCAAGCGGACTGACAAAGTTACGACAGATCCTAGCCAGGATAATATTTCTTCTGATGCTACCAAACATGGATTGCCTGAGGCATGTGCAGTGGACCCCACTGAACAGGCATCAGCAGTGACTTCTAATACTGATGATTCGTATGCAGCACCTCTAGTAACTAATCAGGAGCAGTTGCTGAAAGAGTCAGCTCCATCTGCTTCTGAGGAACAAGCTATGATGAATAACTCATCCAAGAATTCAGAGACTTCAGTACATTTTCTTGATGGCAATGCTGTGGACGTGACAACTTCTGGAACTTCAGAGCATACTGTTCAAAGTTCGAATGACGAAGGTGACTCAGATATTAGTCCAGAATCAGACCTAGCTGTTTGTAATGTTCCTCTAGTTTCATCTGAGGGGCAACTGAAATCTGAGAGTAGGGCAGATGATCAACAGGCTGCTGCACCAACAGTTTCAGTTCGACCAGTATCCAGGGAAAAGCCTAGTGTTGAGATCGCCAGGACAAAGTCCACAgctgggaagaagaagaagaataaaaagGAAATGCTTGCTAAGGCTGATGCTGCTGGGTCTTCAGATCTTTATAATGCATACAAAGGACCAGAAGAGAAGTCTGAAATTGTTGGTACTGTGGAGGGTGCTGATAGTTCTTCAACAGTTGATACAACTCATGTGCTGCCTGATGAACCGGAAAGGGATGTAAATACAGCTGCAGATGATTGTAAGAAAAAAGTTGAGCCTGATGATTGGGAAGATGCTGCAGACATGTCTACTCCAAAGCTGCCATCAGATTCTGGAAACCAGGCTGGCATCACCCAGGTGTTAGATTCAGATACAACTGAAGCAAACAGCAGGAAGAAATACTCACGGGATTTTCTGTTGACTTTGCAACAGCACTGGACTGGTCTTCCTGTTGGATTTCAGATGAATGAAGCTGTCAATGCAATAATGAATAATTTGGCAGGAAAGTCTTATGTTGTTGACCGGGAACCTCACCCTAGTCCTGGAAGGGGTTCGGACCGCCCAACTTCTCGTGGTGACCGCCGTGGTGCTGTTATGGCTGACGACAGGTGGACTAGGGCGGGTATTCCTCTCAGTCCTGGTCGTGATGTTCACATGGACCTGGCAAATGGACCATCAATTATCAACTACCGTGGTAGCTCAGGAGGTAATCATGGTGTTTTAAGAAATCCACGTGGCCAACCATCAAATCAGTATGGTGGTGGGCTTCTTGCAGGACCCATGCATTCTGTTGGACCTCAAGTACCTCGCAGCGGCTCTGATGCTGATAGATGGCAGCAAAAGGGTCTCATGCCTTCTCCTGTTACACCCATGCAAGCAATGCACAAAGCAGAGAGGAAGTATGTTGTTGGGAAAGTTTCTGATGAGGAAGAGGCGAAGCAGAGGCAGTTGAAAGCTATTCTTAACAAGCTGACTCCGCAAAACTTTGAAAAACTTTTTGAACAAGTTAAGGAAGTCAACATTGACAGTGTAGCAACTCTTACTGGGGTCATTTCACAGATATTTGACAAAGCTTTGACGGAACCAACTTTCTGTGAAATGTATGCTAATTTTTGCTTCCATCTGGCTGGTGCCTTGCCTGACTTCAGTGAAGACAATGAAAAGATCACATTCAAAAGATTGCTTTTGAATAAATGCCAAGAGGAGTTTGAGAGGGGTGAAAGAGAAGAAGCTGAAGCTGATAAAACAGAAGAGGAAGGCGAGATTAAACAAACCAAAGAAGAACGGGAGGAAAAGAGGATCCGTGCTCGAAGGCGCATGCTGGGAAACATTAGGTTAATTGGAGAGTTGTACAAAAAGAAAATGTTGACGGAAAGGATTATGCATGAGTGCATTAAAAAGTTGTTTGGAAATTATGATAATCCCGATGAGGAGAACATTGAAGCACTATGCAAATTGATGAGTACAATTGGTGAGATGATTGATCATGCAAAGGCAAAGGAGCACATGGATGCCTATTTTGGTATGATGCAGAAGATGTCAACAAGTCAGAAGTTGTCTTCTCGTGTACGGTTTATGCTGAGAGATTCAATTGACCTCAGGAGAAATAAATGGCAGCAGAGGCGTAAAGTTGAAGGTCCCAAGAAGATTGAGGAGGTTCACAGAGATGCAGCTCAAGAAAGACATGCTCAGTCGAGTAGGTTAGGGCGTGGTCCAGCTGTTAGTTCTGTTCCAAGAAGAGGAGCGCCTCCTATGGATTATGGCCCCCGTGGATCATCTGCATTAGCATCCCCAAGTTCCCAACAAGGGAGCATTCGAGGAATGCCTCCACATTCACGTGGTTCACAAGACATCCGATACGACAATAGAACTGTTCTTCCCCAGCGGGCAGTCAAGGATGAAGCTATCACTCTTGGGCCACAAGGTGGCCTTGCTAGGGGTATGTCTATAAGAGGGCAGCCACCAGTATCAAATACTGAACTTCCTTCTGTTATTGACCACCGGAGGATAGTATCTGGTTCTAATGGTTATAACTCTGCGGCTGATTGGACATCATCATCTGGAAGAGAAGATTCTAGCTCAAGAATTCCAGATCGAACCTCTGGCCGAACTCCTGCTTCTAGTCAATCTGCTGGACCTTCACAGAGGCCTGCCAGCCAGGAAGGCCGTTCAGGAAGTAAATCATATTCTGAGGATGAATTGAGAGAAAAGTCTGTTTCGGCCATTCGGGAATATTACAG TGCAAAAGATGAAAAGGAGGTTGCTTTGTGTATTGAGGAGTTGAATGCTCCAAGTTTCTATCCTTCTGTTGTATCACTTTGGGTAAATGATTCCTTTGAGAGAAAAGATATGGAAAGAGAGTTGTTGGCTAAACTTCTCGCCAGCCTTTGCAGTGGTCGACATAATTTGTTGAGCAAGCAACAACTCAGTGATGG CCTTTCATCTGTTCTTGCCTCATTGGAAGATACTCTAAGTGATGCTCCAAGGGCCACCGAATACCTTGGACGACTTCTTGCAAGGTTTGTGGAGGAAAGCATATTGCTCTTGCAAGAGGTAGGTAAATTGATTCAAGAAGGTGGAGAAGAACCTGGGTACCTAATACAAGATGGTATTGCGGCTGACATCCTTGGTGCAGTTCTGGATTCCATAAAATCAGACAAAGGGGATTCATTCTTGAATGAGGTTAAGTCAACTTCAAGTTTAAAGTTGGTTGATTTCAGACCACAACATCTTAAGCGATCAAAGTTGGACGCCTTCATGTAG